The region AGCACCAAAACTTGGCTTTGATGCTGATTGTTCGGAGTCTTTAAAAGCTTTGGAAGATACATTTGAAAAACATCATAACGAAGTTGCTGGTTTTATTCTAGAACCAATTGTTCAAGGTGCGGGAGGAATGAGGATTTATAATCCTGATTTCTTGAAAAAAGCTAGAGAATTGTGTACTAAATATGATATTTTATTAATTGCTGATGAAATAGCAACAGGATTTGGTCATACAGGTAAAATGTTTGCTTGTGAATGGGCAGATATTAAACCTGATATTATGACAGTTGGAAAAGGCTTAACAGGTGGTTATATGACAATGGCTGCGATGATTACATCAAAAAAAATATCAGATACAATTAGTAATTCACAGCTTGGTATTTTAATGCATGGACCAACTTTTATGGGAAATCCATTAGCTTGTAGTGTAGCAATTGAAAGTTTAAATTTATTAGAAGAGGGTTCTTGGAAAAGAAATGTTCAAAGAATTGAAGAAATATTTACAAAAGAGTTAGAAAATGCTAAAGAATTAACTTTGGTAAAAGATATTAGAAATATAGGAGCAATTGGAGTTATTGAATTAGAAGATGACTGCTATGCCCAAGAAATACAAGACTATTGTGTTAAAAATGGTGTATGGATAAGACCTTTTGGTAAGTTAATTTATTCAATAGTTTCATATACTATAAAAGAAGAAGATTTAACAAGAATTATAAGAACTATGATTCAAGCAATCAAATCAATAAAGATAAAATAATGAAAAAAGAAAATATAAAAAAATTAGCACTTAATTTACCCAAAAGACCTGGAGTATTAGGACGAGATAGATTTTTTAATTCAGCTGTGTTAATACCACTTATTAAAATAAAAGGTGAGTATTTCTTACTTTTTCAAAAAAGAGCAGCGCATATTAGACAAGGTGGAGATATTTGTTTCCCAGGTGGTGGATTTGAAAAAGGAATTGATAAAAACTTTAAGCAAACAGCTCTTCGAGAAACCTATGAAGAGTTAGGAATAAAAGCAAAAGACATTAAAATAATTGGAAGACTTGATACTTATGTTGCACCAATTGGAGCAATTATTGAGCCTTTTGTTGCAAAAATAAAGAAAAAAGTATTAAAAAAAATGATTGTAGATAAAAATGAAGTAGAAAAAACTTTGTTAATTCCTATATCTTTTTTCAAAAATACACAAGCTACAGAATATACATTAGCCCATGAAATACATCCTTATAAAATAAATGATAAAGGTGAAAAAGAGATTTATTTTCCAGCAGATGAATTAGGTTTACCATTAATGTATAAAAAACCATGGGGAAATAAAAGGCATAAAGTTTGGGTTTACAAATATGAAGGTGAAACTATTTGGGGGATAACTTCTGTTATTATAAATGATCTGTTAGAAAAATATTAATAAAAGTTTATTTACTACACAATAAGTAAATATTGTTTTTATATAATTTGGAATATTAATTAGCATAAAGGACAGATTATGATTAACAAAATCAATAATATTTCAGAAAAAATTCTACAAAACTTTCAAAGTATATTCTTATTACTTGCAAGACTTGTAATAGCTTATGGTTTTTTTGAACCTGCATTAAATAAATGGAAAAGTATAGAAGATACTGCTGCGTGGTATGGAACTTTAGGTATTCCTTTTCCTTTATTAAATGTTTATATTTCAGCTACTGTTGAAACACTTGGAGTTGTTTTATTAGCACTTGGTCTATTAACAAGAGTTATTTCTCTACCATTAATTGGAACAATGGTTGTTGCAATTTTAACTGTACATATTGGTAATGGATTTAGTTCAGGTGATAATGGTTTTGAAATACCATTATATTTCTTATTATTCTTAGGAATCTTTGCTTCATTTGGAGCTGGTAAATTCTCACTAGATAACTTTTTTTCTAAAAAGTAATTTATTTAGCAGTTTAACTCTTAGTAATTATGACTATTTTGATAAAATGAATAGTTATAATTATGAAAAGAGGTTAAGAAAAAAATGAATAAAATATTAATAGATAATAAAGAGATATATCCTTCAAAAGTTTTTTGTATCGGTCGAAACTATACAGAACATATAGCCGAACTAAACAATGAAACACCAGATGAAATGGTTTTTTTTATAAAACCAAATTCAGCAATCTCAAATACTTTAGTTTTTCCAAAAGGAAATGAATCTTGTCATTATGAAGCAGAAATTTCTTTTGTACTAGAAAAAAATCAAATAGTAGCAGTTAGTTTTGGTTTAGATTTAACATTAAGAGAAATTCAAACGAAACTAAAAACAAAAGGTCTACCATGGGAGAGAGCAAAAGCTTTTGATGGAGCAGCTGTTTTTTCAGAGTTTAAAGCTTTTAATGGTGATATTAATAAACTATCAATACAATTATTTATAAATGGTGAGTTAAAACAAGATGGAAATGTTTCAATGATGATAAATAAACCTTCTGAAATAATAAAAGAAGCTAATACTTTTTTAAGTTTTGAAGATGGTGATATTATAATGTCAGGAACTCCAAAAGGTGTTGGAAAATTTGAAATAGGGGATAAATTCCTAGGGAAAATTTTGTATGAAGATAAAGTATTAATTCAAAAAGAATTTATAGTTTCATAAAAGGAAAAAAAATGAGTTTTAATAAATTAACAGAAGAAGAAATAAGAGTAATAGAAAACAAAGGTACAGAAATGCCTTTTACTGGAAAGTTCAACGATTTTAAAGAAGAAGGAACATTTATATGTAAAAAATGTAATACACCTTTATACAGATCAGACAGTAAATTTTCTTCAGGATGTGGATGGCCAAGTTTTGATGATAACTTAGAAAATGCAGTAAAAAGAGTACCAGATAAAGATGGAAGAAGAGTAGAAATAGTTTGTAGTAACTGTGGTGGACACCTAGGTCATGTATTTGAAGGTGAGGGCTTTACAGCTAAAAATACAAGACACTGTGTAAATTCTGTATCACTTGATTTTCAAAAGTAGAATATAAATTTAAAATATCCTAAATGTATTTGAACTATTTAGGGTATTTCAAATCATAGATTAAATAAAATAGTACTCCAAGAAACAACAAATATTACAATACTAAAAAATACAGCGGTACTTCCTGCATCTTTAGCACGTCCTGCCATATCATGGTGTTTTAGCGTTACTAAATCTACAACTCTTTCAATTGCACTGTTTAAAGCTTCCATAAGTGGCATAAGCATAAGAGTAATAAACATTATTAGTTTGTTTGTTATTGTTGTATCAATAAAGATGATTATAGGAATTAATAAAATAACTATAAGTAATTCAATTTTAAATGAACTCTCAGTTTTCAGTAAATCTTTTAATCCTTTTAGTGCATATGTTGTATTTTTAAAAAAGTTGTATTTAGGTTGATTTCTCACTTTTGTTTCCTTTATATTTATATATGATTTTAGCAATAATTAAAATTTCAATCCACGCAATAAGCATAGTAATAATTGTATGACTTAAAAAATGATCACCAATTAGCATTTTATATAATCCCATACTCCAAGCTAAAACAAAAGAAAATGAAACAATTAAAATTTTATTCTTTCTCTTTTTAAATAAGAAAAATAAAGATAACAATGCAAAACCACCAGAAGCATGACCAGCAGGCCAGCACTTTGCTTTTTTCTCTTGTACAAAATTTGAAGGATATGAATCAAAAACTTTGATATTTGGATAATTTCCTCCAAAAAATTCAATGTTTTTAGGACATGGAGTATTTGAAACAGCTTTTAATGAACCAATTGTAATAGGAACAATAATAGCAGATAATAAAACAATAATTAAGCCTTTTTTATATTTTTCAATTGTTTTATTTTTTCTTAAGAAAATAAGCATAAAAAGAATTGAAACAGCAAATAATATTAATGCTTTTTTTAATCCATCATAAAGTAAAAACTTTAATATAGGTTCATTTTTATCTAGTATCCATTTTGAAGTATCAAAATTATAAAAATAGTTTTGAATAAATATATCGAGATTTGTTAACTCAAAAAGTGAAATCACCACTATTAATAAAATAGCGGTGATTATAATCTGAAAATTAATCGATTTTTGAGTCATAAAGAATATCCATATCTTTTTTGTAAACTTCACTATTTACTTCAAATAAACCAAGTAAGGTATGAAAAAGGTTATCATGTGAAAACTTTTTATTTGAAATAGATTTTAATTTATTTATATCATAATCATTTCTCATATCACCATCACCCAACCATAAAATAGCTGGAATATGTGTTTGTTCTTCAGGAGCCATAAAATAAGGCATTCCATGTAAATATAGTCCATTTTCACCTAGGCTTTCACCGTGATCACTCATATAAAGCATAGCAGTTTCATGAGTATTAGAATATGGTTTTAAAAAGTTAATAACTTTTGATAAAAAATAATCAGTATACAAAATCGCATTATCATAAGCATTACTAACTTCTTCTTTTGTACAATCTTCTAGTTGATTTGTTTTACAAACGGGAGTAAATTTTTCAAACTCTTTTGGATATCTTTTATAATAAGCAGGTCCATGATTTCCCATTTGGTGTAAGATGATTAATATGTCTTCATTTTTATGTTTTTTAATATATTCATCAAGCCCTACAATCATTCCTTCATCTCTACATTCTCCATTTTCACAGATTGTATTTGTTTTAGGTGTTTTATAATCTTCATAATCAACTCTAAGTGCAACACCTTTTGAAGATGAGTTATTATCTCTCCATAAAATATTTATATCTTTTGTATTTTTTAATACATCAACAATATTATTTGTAGAAACACCTTTTTTATAATCATAATCATCAATATCAAATACTGAAAACATACAAGGAACAGAAACAGCTGTTGAAGTACCACATGAAGACATATTGGAGAAATTTATTATTTCTTCTTTTTTTAATAATGGATTAGTTTCTTTTTCATATCCATTTAAAGAAAATCTATCCGCTCTTGCAGTTTCACCTACAACCATAATAATTAACTCTTTTTTATGATCTTGTTCTTCTATTACCTTTGAATCTTTTCCTATTTCTTTCATAATAATAGGACCAGAACTAGCCGTTTTACTTATATATTTTCCTACACTATACATCCAATAAATAGGATTTACTGTATATCTTAATGGTTTATGCTCTCTAAAAAATGATGCATAAAATTTACTAAAAGATAATATAACTAAGATAATAACAAGTAAAGAAAGAATAAGTGTTTTTACTTTAGAAAATAACTCTTTTTTAAAAGGTTTGTATGAAATCTTCATTTTATATATTAAAAAAGAAGGTATTAATCCTAAAAATATAATATAAGCCAATAATTTTAAACTAAATAAATCAGAGGATTCTGATAAATTTGTTTGAAGAGTATTTCTAATCATTTCAACATCAATGACCAAATGATACGTATCCATAAAATAAGCACAAACAGATGAAACAATAAGTATTAAAATCAAAATAGCTTTTGTTGTATATTTTGAAGAAAAAAGAGTAAATAAAAATACCAATAAAGCATATAAAACAATAGCAATTGAAAGTATATAAATAGCATTCATATTTTCAAAGCCATAATTGCCTAATAGATTTTTAAAAAAAGAGAAATTGAAAAAAAGTGTAAGTAAAAGTGATGTAGTTAAAATTAGTTTTAACTGAGAGATTTTCATTGATAACCTTTGTTTTAGTAAGTTAATTATAATTGTAATTATTTAATAATCAGTTAATAATTAGTAAATGAAAAAAGATGATTAGATGAAAAAGAAATGATTGAAAATGTTATTAAAGAATTAACTAATAAAGGTTTTAAAGTAGCAACATCAGTATATGAGATGGTTCCATTTTATGAAGCTGAAGATTATCATCAAAATTACTATGAAAGACACCAAAAGGTGCCTTATTGTCATAGTTATAGAAAAATATTTTAAACTGTTCCCAAAATATAATAAATAGGTTTTTTATCTAATTGTTGAAGTTTTACATTGTATTTATTTGCCCAATTTGAAACTTCTTCGTGAAATCCTTTTAGAACTTCAGCTGCATCGTTTTCGTCACATTTGATTTTTAAATAGTCTGTTTTATTTGATAATCCAACATATGCATTCATTTTTTTTAAATTGTCATTAAGCGATAAAATGTGTTTTGAAAATTTATCAAAATTATCTGTAGATGAGATCATTCTTTCTGCTTGTTGTAATGATGAATCACTTTTAGAGTAACCAAGTTGAGATAATATTACCTCTGGTGATACAGTTATTTGCATTTATATTCCTTTTTATTTATGTAAGTATATTTTATCAAATTATATTAAAAAATAGTTGAATTTTCATTTTATAATATATACAATATTTTCTTGAAATTTTTATTTAAAACTTATTATATTTATTATAAGGGATTAAAAGACTATAATATTCTGAATTATTTCAGTAGAGTATAAATTATTAATAAAAGGGCATAAAATGAGTGTATTATTAAATATGGCAATGTTTCCATTAGATAATAGTGAAAACAAAAGTAAAAGCAAAGAAGTATCAGAGATTATACAAATTATAAGAGACAGTGGTTTTAAATATCAATTAACATCAATGGCTACGAATATCGAAACAAATACATTACGTCAAGCTTTAGATTTGATTGAGAAGTGTTATAACAAACTAGAAGAAATAGGTTGCAAAAGAGTTTATTCTACATTAACTTTTGATATTAGAAAAGATTGTGATAATAGAATTGAAGGCAAAGTCAAATCAGTTGAAGAACATATTGGGAAAGTATCAAAGTAACTCAAAACAACTTAAAATAAGTTCTTTTGAGTACCAATTTTTTCTTCACCTAAGGCTTTGAGCCTAAAAGTATATCGGTGTTCTTCACACCTTCCAAACTCTTTGATTTTTTCAACATGGGCTTTTGTTCCATAGCCTTTATGTTTGTCAAAATCATAGTTTGGATATTTGGGAGAGATTTCACACATATATCTATCTCGACTAACTTTTGCAAGAATTGAAGCAGCACTTACTTGTTCAACTGTTGCATCAGCTTTTATTTTATGTTGTAAAGTACTTATGCCAAATGAAGTATTTCCATCCATTAGATATTCATCTGCTTTTACATTTTTCATAATTTCTTCAATAGAAGACTTTAAACAATAGCTTAAACCTTTTTCATCAATTTCTTTGGCACTTTTAAATACTATATGATAATCACAAGCTTCAATAATAAGAGGAAATAACTCTTCTCTTTTCTTTTGGCTTAATTTTTTTGAGTCATTTAATCCCTTAACTTCTTTTTTTATGACAACTCCAGCAACAACTAAAGGTCCAGATAAAGGTCCCCGACCTGCCTCATCAATACCACATAACATATAAAATCCTATTTTTTTGTAATAGTATATTATCTTTAATAAAAAGGTGCTTTAAATTTTTTTATTAAAAACACTTGACAAACAAGCACTCAAGGTGCTATAATTTTATTAGCAGTTAAACTAAAGGAGTGCTAAATGAATAAATTATTTGAGAAACTAACAAACCAATTAAGTGAAACGATAGATTCATCTATTGCTTTGGCCTTACATAATAAAAATCAAGAAGTAGAAGTAATCCATTTACTTTGGGCTTTATTAACAAATACAAACTCTGTATTAAACCAATTATTAAATAAAATGAATGTGGA is a window of Poseidonibacter antarcticus DNA encoding:
- a CDS encoding phosphatase PAP2 family protein yields the protein MTQKSINFQIIITAILLIVVISLFELTNLDIFIQNYFYNFDTSKWILDKNEPILKFLLYDGLKKALILFAVSILFMLIFLRKNKTIEKYKKGLIIVLLSAIIVPITIGSLKAVSNTPCPKNIEFFGGNYPNIKVFDSYPSNFVQEKKAKCWPAGHASGGFALLSLFFLFKKRKNKILIVSFSFVLAWSMGLYKMLIGDHFLSHTIITMLIAWIEILIIAKIIYKYKGNKSEKST
- a CDS encoding NUDIX hydrolase, whose translation is MKKENIKKLALNLPKRPGVLGRDRFFNSAVLIPLIKIKGEYFLLFQKRAAHIRQGGDICFPGGGFEKGIDKNFKQTALRETYEELGIKAKDIKIIGRLDTYVAPIGAIIEPFVAKIKKKVLKKMIVDKNEVEKTLLIPISFFKNTQATEYTLAHEIHPYKINDKGEKEIYFPADELGLPLMYKKPWGNKRHKVWVYKYEGETIWGITSVIINDLLEKY
- a CDS encoding MTH1187 family thiamine-binding protein, translating into MSVLLNMAMFPLDNSENKSKSKEVSEIIQIIRDSGFKYQLTSMATNIETNTLRQALDLIEKCYNKLEEIGCKRVYSTLTFDIRKDCDNRIEGKVKSVEEHIGKVSK
- a CDS encoding peptide-methionine (S)-S-oxide reductase, which gives rise to MIENVIKELTNKGFKVATSVYEMVPFYEAEDYHQNYYERHQKVPYCHSYRKIF
- a CDS encoding diacylglycerol kinase, producing the protein MRNQPKYNFFKNTTYALKGLKDLLKTESSFKIELLIVILLIPIIIFIDTTITNKLIMFITLMLMPLMEALNSAIERVVDLVTLKHHDMAGRAKDAGSTAVFFSIVIFVVSWSTILFNL
- a CDS encoding phosphoethanolamine transferase, with protein sequence MKISQLKLILTTSLLLTLFFNFSFFKNLLGNYGFENMNAIYILSIAIVLYALLVFLFTLFSSKYTTKAILILILIVSSVCAYFMDTYHLVIDVEMIRNTLQTNLSESSDLFSLKLLAYIIFLGLIPSFLIYKMKISYKPFKKELFSKVKTLILSLLVIILVILSFSKFYASFFREHKPLRYTVNPIYWMYSVGKYISKTASSGPIIMKEIGKDSKVIEEQDHKKELIIMVVGETARADRFSLNGYEKETNPLLKKEEIINFSNMSSCGTSTAVSVPCMFSVFDIDDYDYKKGVSTNNIVDVLKNTKDINILWRDNNSSSKGVALRVDYEDYKTPKTNTICENGECRDEGMIVGLDEYIKKHKNEDILIILHQMGNHGPAYYKRYPKEFEKFTPVCKTNQLEDCTKEEVSNAYDNAILYTDYFLSKVINFLKPYSNTHETAMLYMSDHGESLGENGLYLHGMPYFMAPEEQTHIPAILWLGDGDMRNDYDINKLKSISNKKFSHDNLFHTLLGLFEVNSEVYKKDMDILYDSKID
- the bioA gene encoding adenosylmethionine--8-amino-7-oxononanoate transaminase, whose amino-acid sequence is MNWLEIDKKHVWHPYNSLPSRNELLPVKSTNKTSIFLQTGEELIDGMSSWWSAIHGYNNPRLNEALKSQIDIMPHIMFGGIAHEKASILCEKLAKLTGLNSVFLCDSGSVSVEVALKTTIQYQEAKGLKKYKFIALKNAYHGDTLAAMSVCDPDNSMHSIYGSYLPKHIFTQAPKLGFDADCSESLKALEDTFEKHHNEVAGFILEPIVQGAGGMRIYNPDFLKKARELCTKYDILLIADEIATGFGHTGKMFACEWADIKPDIMTVGKGLTGGYMTMAAMITSKKISDTISNSQLGILMHGPTFMGNPLACSVAIESLNLLEEGSWKRNVQRIEEIFTKELENAKELTLVKDIRNIGAIGVIELEDDCYAQEIQDYCVKNGVWIRPFGKLIYSIVSYTIKEEDLTRIIRTMIQAIKSIKIK
- a CDS encoding fumarylacetoacetate hydrolase family protein, whose translation is MNKILIDNKEIYPSKVFCIGRNYTEHIAELNNETPDEMVFFIKPNSAISNTLVFPKGNESCHYEAEISFVLEKNQIVAVSFGLDLTLREIQTKLKTKGLPWERAKAFDGAAVFSEFKAFNGDINKLSIQLFINGELKQDGNVSMMINKPSEIIKEANTFLSFEDGDIIMSGTPKGVGKFEIGDKFLGKILYEDKVLIQKEFIVS
- a CDS encoding HvfX family Cu-binding RiPP maturation protein, coding for MINKINNISEKILQNFQSIFLLLARLVIAYGFFEPALNKWKSIEDTAAWYGTLGIPFPLLNVYISATVETLGVVLLALGLLTRVISLPLIGTMVVAILTVHIGNGFSSGDNGFEIPLYFLLFLGIFASFGAGKFSLDNFFSKK
- a CDS encoding methionine-R-sulfoxide reductase, whose product is MSFNKLTEEEIRVIENKGTEMPFTGKFNDFKEEGTFICKKCNTPLYRSDSKFSSGCGWPSFDDNLENAVKRVPDKDGRRVEIVCSNCGGHLGHVFEGEGFTAKNTRHCVNSVSLDFQK
- a CDS encoding ribonuclease HII; the encoded protein is MLCGIDEAGRGPLSGPLVVAGVVIKKEVKGLNDSKKLSQKKREELFPLIIEACDYHIVFKSAKEIDEKGLSYCLKSSIEEIMKNVKADEYLMDGNTSFGISTLQHKIKADATVEQVSAASILAKVSRDRYMCEISPKYPNYDFDKHKGYGTKAHVEKIKEFGRCEEHRYTFRLKALGEEKIGTQKNLF